Part of the Rhodothermus bifroesti genome, GCCATTGCGTGGTATAATCTTACGGGGATGGGCAACGTGCAGGTTAGCCGTCGGGAACCCCAACAACCGCCCTCGACCATCCCCATGTACCACTATGGCCTGCAAGCTATAGGGCCGCCCTAACAGAAGCGCCGCCTGTTCAACTGCTCCATCACGTAGCAAAAGCTGACGAATCAGGGTAGACGACACAGTACGGTCACCCACGACCTGAGGTGGAATCACATCCACCGCAAAACCGTAACGTGGCCCAAGGGTCTCCAGCAGTGCTACATTCCCTTCACGGTTACGGCCAAACGTATGGTCATAGCCAACGCAAATGGCTTGCAATCCAATGTGCTCAACGAGCACTTGGGCGACAAAATCTTCTGCCGACATGGCCGCTAGCGCTGGCGTAAACGGGAGCACGATAAAGCGATCGATCCCAAGCGCTTCAAGCAACGCTACGCGCTCTTCGATTGTAGTCAGTAGCGGCACTGGCTCCCCACGCAACACTTCCCGAGGGTGTGGATCAAAGCTAAGCACAGTGCTTTTCCCTCCTCGTTGCTGCGCCTGCGCACGCACGTAGCCCAAAACAGCTTGATGGCCGCGATGCACGCCATCGAACGTCCCCACCGTCACTACGGAGTGGGGATCTCGCACAACTTGCTCCAGTCCGCGTTCAAACTTCATGGTCACGCTCAAACAGAAAGGCTCCGCTGCCGCCACGCTGCCTCAAAGGCCGAAAGCGGCCAAGCTTCTTCTACACGGTAAGGGCCAGAACGCAAACGCCGCAGGGACACAAGGTGGGCACCGCATCCCAAGGCCTGTCCAAAGTCGTGCACCAAACTGCGAATATAGGTACCCTTACTACAATGCACCTGAAAGGTCACATCAGCACCGGCGCGCGCAAGCAAGGTGAACGCGTAAATATGCACCTGTCGTACGGGGGGTTCAGCGACCTGCCCTGCCCGCACCTGCGCATGCAGTCGTTTCCCTTTCACCTTGACCGCCGAATAAGCGGGCACTTGCTGCAAGATCGTCCCTATGAATTGTTGCCGCGC contains:
- a CDS encoding bifunctional riboflavin kinase/FAD synthetase, whose amino-acid sequence is MKFERGLEQVVRDPHSVVTVGTFDGVHRGHQAVLGYVRAQAQQRGGKSTVLSFDPHPREVLRGEPVPLLTTIEERVALLEALGIDRFIVLPFTPALAAMSAEDFVAQVLVEHIGLQAICVGYDHTFGRNREGNVALLETLGPRYGFAVDVIPPQVVGDRTVSSTLIRQLLLRDGAVEQAALLLGRPYSLQAIVVHGDGRGRLLGFPTANLHVAHPRKIIPRNGVYAVRVWLSERPSWLYGMMNIGMRPTFEGDRRMLEVHILEFEGDLYGKLLRIDFIARLRDEQRFASIEALRAQLFQDRQRCIEVLQTSPGDLRL